The Medicago truncatula cultivar Jemalong A17 chromosome 7, MtrunA17r5.0-ANR, whole genome shotgun sequence genome includes the window CATCATCAAGCATAACATCCCAACTAGTGAATTCATCATTCTTGATTGTTGAAACCAAGTGATACACAACCAAGTGATAAGTATCTTCTTTGATTGTCCTTTTAGCCAAACACAATGCTTCTCTATCATCTGAACCTCCTAAGAAAATCATGGCAATTTGCTTTGAATTCTCATTGTGGTTGAATGGAGAAGAGTGTCCTCTATTCACAAGGATCGCTACCGAACAAGGTGCTCTTTCAAGAACCTTGGTGTTCAAAGACCTTGTGGTCTCATCCGCTGATTCAACAGAACCATCCTCTGACCATCTCAGATGAAAAGGAAGAATGATGATGGATGCAAGTTTGTCCAATGCAAGATAACAAATATCATCGTGCATGAAACGCACTGGCGATATAGCTGTGTAGGTACTCACTGATGCAGTACCAGCATTGTCATGTTCGAAAAGATCAAAAGTAACGATGACAGCTTCAGAGAAAGTGTGGGAACTTGAACCAACTCTTTCTTGAAGCCGGTGCGATATGAAAACGGGAGAAGATCTTCCAACAAGCTCCAAGAGATGTAAGATATGAATTACCAATGGATTGCTTGATGTTGGACTGCAAATGTCAAGAACATTCTTTATGGGAATTATGTGACTTGGTTTGAGGATGCATGAAACTATCTTAAGTTCTGAGTTTGGTTTCAAGCTCAAGATGTTACGCTTTTGATAACCTGCATATTTCCTTGAAGGGTCATACAAGTACTTCACACCAATGCGTGCCAAGGTTCCAATCACCAACACATTTATACTCAAAACGGATAGTGCTTCACTGCTCAAAAGCTGCACATACGTTATAGTGGACAAAAGTTAGATAACTTTTATTTAACAAGTAAATCAAAAGAAACCACTTAGAATTTACTATTTTGAGTTCATTATATTATTAGCCACTCTAACTTGTGCTACACGGTACTGGTCCCTGGATTTTAAAAAACACTTTGTGATCATTGTGTTGAAATGAGCTACAACTTACTATGTTTTTGAAAGGATTATTAGTTAAAGAAATTACCATGGAATCATGAAGAAACACATTGTTGCAAAAATCCACAACACCTTTACAACTCAACATCAGAGCAAGACACAAACCATCAGCCATAGGCATGTTACAATACCAACAAATTCCAATGGTCACCAGCATCTTGAACAAATGAACAGCAACAATAATGCCAAGCCAAACATAAATATAGTCGCTTTTAACATATACACTAAGATCAATCTTCATAGCACAACTTGTGACAAAAATAGGAAAAAGGAACCAACTACAAAACAATTCCAATTGCTTGATCATTTCAGTTCCTAATGGAGGACCTTCAGGTACAATAAGACCAACAATGCAAATTCCACCTAAAACACTTTGCTTTGTCAATAATCCCAACATTCCAACTGCAAGAGCAATAATGAACACAATATACATGTATACTTTCTTCATCGGTCTACCTTCTGGTGTCTTTTTAACAAACCACTTCAATATAGGACGCAACACAAGAGGAGTCACTACCATAAAACATAAGTAATAGAAAACATTTAAAAAGGCTTTAAGAGTTCCTTTTCCATCCCCATTATCATGTGAATCTGTTTTGATGCTGCTAATAAAAGCTGTGCCAATTCCTGTAACAATTGAGTTGAAAGAATCCATAACCATAGCTGTTGAGAGTGCTAAACGTCCGAGTTCTGAGTTAAGAATCTCAAGGTCAGAAAGCAAAGAAGCTATGACAGCAAAGTAACAACCACTTTGCCCTATAACTATAACAGGAAGGTTTTTTGCTTCAAAATTTCCCATCTCGAGTTTCCAAAATTCTTGGAATCTGTAACACACTAGGAGACCAAAAAACATTGGAATCAAAAGGAACAAAAAGCTATTGTCCATGCTTTTCTACCTGTTCTTGTTATCATGGTGAAGTCCATTTTCACAGTAGTTAGAAACAGGAAAAATGCATATCCAATTAGGGATATTACACTTATTACATCTTCAGTACCGTATGGAAACAAGATATTTTTGAATCCAGTCCATGTTTTTGAAAACTTCAAAGATGGTCCTAGAACTAAACCAGCCTGCAAAATTATGTATCATTAATTTTGACGCCatgaaaacaaatatatttttaaataaaaactaaaacgtAACAAGtatctcatcaaatcatttcTTTTAGAAAAAGTTGAATTAACAACGAAAAATAGAGAAGAATACTTAGCAacgtttcctaaaaaaaaaaaaaaaaaccttggtAACGAAATTATAGATGAATTTCATGTTTCTAtgtctttaatttgttttcattgCTACTCCAACCTTTTAAATAAGTACAtagattgaaaaaattaatactatcatatttttttaaaaaacaaagaagaaaaagttgttttcatTAGTTTTGATATTCATTCAAATGAACTTCCCTAAAGAGCTATGCCATGAAAATTGTGTTTATATGTTTTCAATTTACATCACAAACTAGCTATAGAAAAAAAGAAGTGTGAAATGCATAAGAAATATTATTACCATGATTTGTGAAACGAAATAAGGGACCCCAAGACGCTTAAGTATCAAATGAAAGCATTGAGTAATGGCAAAGATTGTGAGAATTTGAAGCTCTAACAATGGCAAAGTGGATTGCATAGGCATTGCAGCTTGATCATGATTAGCCCAATTGCCATCAGATGTAACCTTGGGTGGCATGTCAATACAAACATTTAAGACTAAAAATTTGCCTTCAGGATCCGAGGCTGTTGTATTAATAGATGAACGTGGAAAAATTGTTCGGTCTAATATCATATTTGTAAATTTTTCTGCTTTGTCCTGATTCATTATGTCTCCAAAAACACAAGGAGAATGGAATGATGAATTGAAATCAATTGAAGAGTGTAAGATtgtaaacaaatttaattaatatgaaCAAGTAACAAGATGTGTCTTTAATATAACTACTTCATTTGTAAACAATTACGTTATTATGCATGGGTGTGACATTTTTAACAGCTAAGTATCATTAACAAATAATCATATTCATATGGTATAACAATAATACCAGAAATTAACAACTTGTTTTTGTAGTTATTAAACTGCATCATAAcacattttaaaatagaaactgAAGACCGTTAAACATCCTTATCTTCATTAGTTTTCAAGTTtatcatttgaaattgaatggctatttttatctgtttcaatttttttattatcgtTTTACCGTTAAACATCGTGATTTTCATTAGTTTTCAagtttttcatttgaaattgaatagcTATTTTTATCTGCGTTTcaattttcgatttttttttttttgtcatgttcACCGTCTCaccaataacttttttttttttttttacaaaataataaattttattaggtCCCATTTATTTCTttggtggattctagggtgaagGTCCTAGTAAATCCCTCACCGGTGGACcattatttaaaaccattaGATTAATCAAATTCACACATCTTATTATACACTCTCTACACTGGATCATTAATCTCCTCTCTCCATGCTCTAAAACACCATCAAAATCTTTAATCCAAAAAAACCTTACCGAAATATCCTTCAATACAGAAAGCATGAGAAAATGGATAATGGAGAAATTTGATAAACTTCggttacattaaaaaaatcatttaaaattaacaTTAGTTTATTTGCCTAGTACTTAGAACTGTTTTGCACACTCCCTACCATGAAATTTGCTTACGAAATGGATGGTTGAGGAAATTTCTATTCAAGATTAGACTTGTGATAATATATCCTTTTGCCCATGACAATTAAGATGTTGAGAATTGTAATGtgtatagtattttatttataattaatctAGCTGTAACAATTGATTGGACAATTTTGATTGACGGATATTGAATTGATTAACAATTGATTGAACAATTTTGTAAGtctttgattgttgttgtggctGGTTGGTGGGTGCAGTAGCAGCAAAAGGTGATTGTTGGTGAAAGGGAGAAGGTAATTGTAATCAAGTGTCGAAAATGTACAATAAGATGTATGGATTATATTAATCCAATTGCTCTTATTGATGGATCACCGGTGAGGGGCTTGATAGAGCCCTCACCTTAGAATCCACCTATTTCTTTAAGttgtaaaatcaaataaattttagatGAACATTGAACATATGATGGTATTTATGAAGTTTGGTCggttatatattatttatccaatcattatatatatatatatatatatataaaaggtaGTTCGATGTACTAAAACTACTGCATGAGTTTGAAAAGGAACTCCACCATTTTGATGTATATTTTAGTATATTGTACGTTGCACAATGCTCCATCTTAATTTACTATATTAgttacttaaaataaattaaaatgttaaaaaaaaattgtcagcGAGAGAACTGTAGTCAACTAAACTCCAAAATATCTAAAAACTTACCTAAATTTTAACACTCAAATGAACATAACTACCACATGTTTAATTAAACCAAGATAATTTATACTAATTATGCATActcatgaaattttaaaatatgtacAAAAATTCACACAACTTATAATGCGAAGACGAGCTCTTCATAGTGGATACTGCATACTACGTCATTTATCACCCTTCACCGAGTATCTTAACTAATTGCTGAGTCGTTTTACCTGCATTCTAGCTTGTGGGTTGCGGGGGAATATTTTTCCTTCTTCGTATACTTTTCCttataagttttttcttttcttctgaaAACAACATATTACAACAAGCCGATTGTGTAAGCTCAGCAGAAACGGGACTACAACAAAGCCCATTGCataaaaaagagattttgacatTCACCAACTTAAATATTCTTTGTTAGTTATTTTACGtaataaaaatatctttttttcaaaaagacatttcaaaaatgatttttatgagaagttaattgaaatagcttctcattttcgagagtttttaaaaaaattattataaaaaaaaattataactaaatgataatatatttagaataacattttaaaaaattataggaaaaaaataataacaaatggGCTCATGCCTCATACAGTACTAGATATTCTTATCAAACATGCGATATATAATATCGGAGCTTGCTCTTATTCCATGTTCTCAAATCccaatcattattattattatatttaatttaattaaatcttgGTCATCCGTGTAAAACTCGTTGATTTTTTGGTTAAGCAAGCCAATGGTGTAAAAGGTCTTGCTTAGCCAAATCACCTGGTGTTCCTCACCAATATATATCCAACCTGTCCAAGCTAAGAATAGACAAATGGAAAATAATCTCCTAAGATTCAGAAGAATCAATACCgatcattaattttataaattgggACTCAAGATTCAATTTTTAGGCTAAAAATATGGATGGTAAAGTGGGATGAAGAGTCAATTTAAGTGATCAAATCTAAAATTTCACCAAACTCCGGTTAATGTGAGACTGATAAGTTGGTGGACCGGcatatcaaacaattttttttttctaatatttcctttttgttgacaaattttgttgttaatatatcttgcaaataattaagaaaattactttttagatactCATGGTTTATTCTAAGGTACCCTGATCTGACCGAAATGTCCCAACGATAATTAATTATCGCTTGATGTTGAACGACAATTAACTGTCGTTCATTGTTGAACGgttattaattattgttttgcaTTGATCATATATCATAACAGAACCACCACGCATATACAAAAGCTGTCACACATAAACCATACTCCCTCCAACATCACAAAATCAAGCTCGatcaaatttattcaaacataaGCAAGAAATCGTGGATTGTAATTTTAGCAAGAGGCATAGAGTCTCTAGTGTGAAGGTGaagttggagatcatatcatatcacaagttacacattttaaatatcttAAGTTGATAGTACAAAATGACGGGGAAATAGAAGATGTAAACCATCGAATCCAAGCTGAGCAGTTGAAATGGAGGAGTGCCTcatgtgttttatgtgatacAAAAGTACTGCTAGGAAATTTTTTATCAGACAAGGTAAGACCGACGATGTTGTACGACGCAAAGTGTTGGGTGGTGAAGAACcaacacaaacataaaataagTGCAGCATAAATGAGGTTGTGCCTAGGATATGTGGCAAAACTAGatgagataaaattaaaaataacgaCATTAGTTCTAGGGTAGCACCTATATTATAAAAGATGGTAGAAACTAAACTTAGGTGGTTTgagcatgtagagagaagacatgTAGATTATATAGTTAGGAGATTAGATCAGATCGAGGAGAGTCAAATCACTAGATGTATGGGTAGACCTAGAAAAAatacaagagaaactattatGAAGGATTTAGAAATAAAtgagttgaagaaaaatattagtttGTATAGAACACCATGATGTCCTTTGATTTATGTAGCTGCCTCCACTTAGTGGGATATGAATTTCTGATTCAGTCCAATTAAATTTCCTTCCTTTGAATCTGAAAGTCTTTCTCATATACAAGGAAATGATTCAGCTTAAGAGCCAAATATTGTAGTTCTTGCACGAGCAATCGAAAAGATTATGGAGCATCCACATGTTTATGTATTGTTCCTCCAATAATCGTAGTTTTGAGTACTTCTTGAAAAGCTTTAATATGATCAGATTTATAAGTCAGCATCTCTTGTAAAATATGAGCAACATCGAACCCCTCAAGCGCTGATTGTGGTTGCATAAACAAGTAATCAAGTATGTGTTCGAAATCCCTAAGCATACacatttttagttttatatgttagggttttttttcttttctaattcttcatattttagtgtttattttttattttgaaattgatgatattttgggtagtttttgATCAAATGCTTGTATGTGTTGACTATGAATGCTgtttaaactaagtttaagtgtaaTGTGGTAGTTTGAGAAATGAAATACATGATGAACAAAGTATGTATATTTTGTGCTCTaactgtttgatgaaatgtctcAAAAAATTTCgtggattttgttgttgttggttgatatGTAGATATGGCTGACAACAGAGACATACTCAGGCTAGAGAGGCCGACCCAGACCAACAGTGTACACAGAGCAAATACTGCAGCAAATCCTTCTTCTAAAAGGGGCCAACGTTGGCACGACTACAGGTAAGCCCCATCATGATCGATGGGTGGATAGATTACCCTAATGTAGGTAATTAATTGTactttaataatgttttttaacTTAGTAGGTTTTTATacttgtgtttgtgtttttatatttgtgcttgtgatatgtttttaaatttgtgtttgATTGTAGGCTTGGGCTACGGAGCATATGAGAGGAATATATCCATATTTTGACGATCCATACGCTGCCTTTGACATGCCACATGCTTTGCGGTTCATTCGTAGCAGGGGCCACAAGACAATAGATAAATATATGATGTTCCTTGATCGTCTGAGGTCGACAAAGTGATCTTCAGTCCGTATGATGATCATCGCGAGACGCGTCCCTTCGAGGAGCAGATAGCAGGATGCAATGCTTGGTTTTATAGGATATCTCACTCACCTCCCTAAAAATTTTAGTTCAGCCTGCCAAAAATAGCTCGAGCAGTTCTTTTTAGGCTCTCTCAATGTCTCTTAGACTCCTTAGAAAAACTCGAGAGATAATTCTCGTCagacattttttaatttaacaccttcaatagttttcaaaaaaatttaacaccTTCAATGAATACCTTTTAGGGGACATTTTTCAGCCAAAAGAAATAATGgcgagtgtaacaccccgttttcccaacataaaaatttcataaaaataatcagagtattcacataaaacggaatgtcacattcttttcttaaaatcataaactgaataaataactatttatcctttaaaattcaataacaaaatctttaatacttcgcagcagaatttattcaataactaaacagtctttggcacgaaggtctcttcataaatgtcaatctaaaaacatagtcataaatcttcaaaaacaatacgtaaggaatagaaaagcaataacaaaagatcccatcccgttacgtatcagagcacctaagacacacgagagagaaagctcacacgacatcaactattcttggttacctgcaagttactcatacgaatagcaacatttccaagcagaaggggtgagatttcacaaaacaataatatcaagcatataattcattaattatatttaacaacataaataactttatctattagtaataataattcttcatgtaataattcttaatagttcaaccaacttctaatcatcatttcataataacataacaacacaacttaatcatcagttaataataataatcatatacaacatgacataatcatcacttaatgataataatcatataaacaaacaacatattcatcttaatcaCAATCatgtaaacaaacaacatattcatcatcttatattgatataacaacaacataaacaacaatgattagaaaatattaatacttcacttagttctttattaacaactcattgacaaatgacaactcaacgacaacgacaacgcaATTTCTACAACTtatcaactcgacaacttgacaatcttgacaactcgacaacttgacaacttgactatgcaacttaatcttctaatcatgcatgtggtaccaatctttgagcgtaaataggctcccagggcatcaaaccctcaactttatttgagcgtaaaaaggctcccacggcatcaaaccctcaacttaattgagcaaaggctctagggcatcaagcccccaacaatgaaatgctaatgcatggactcgaactcttaatatcttaaatcgacaacctcttatatagtccaataatttggaccttcatcatcttaatcaacttagaccgactcatgcagcttagttaaataacaacagcaacacaacagtatacaaaaacagcatgacataataatatcaaatgcaagtcaacaacgtctcaattattcacatataattcaagtaatgcatatacaattatatcacaatataacaacataaaataataatcaacatcttaaaacatcatatatacatataacacttcatcaatcatggaaaatatcgtattcacaacatatacattcatatagtaattcatcaatcatattcaattattcactgtgacctacgtgcagtaatttgactataaatcaagttctataaatccttttgaagtcaaaccaacggcattataaagctaacatttatacctacaactttcgtgtttacacctaagaccaattctgtgcCAATCAAtatcagttttcatttcaaattcggacaaagttgtgctgaaattcttaaaaattcactgtgacctacgtgcagtaatttgaccataactcataacCCGAAAATCATTTTTAGGTAaaaccgacgccactggaaagctaacacagttatctacaactttcatgtttacaccaaaggctaattcgaAACAGAAACATATGacaaagacgcaagaacatgaaacaggacatgctgtcagagagcaactcgggaaaaacacacttttcaccccaaaatcccaattttaactaccctatgcccaaatttgatcccaaagtttgtctaaacatttatatacatcaaaagagactcaaaaccatacaaaacttgacccaaaatattattttagaaaatcatcaaataatcatttttaaccctaattcccaaattctcaaaaactaaaacctacaacatattaaatccaattttcagaatcaatgacttaagattattgaatgttattcccacccttaccttataactcaaaatcgccgctttctaggtctttctcccttctcttggctttttctcccttttctccaaaattgatcgtacgttatgtttttttctaaactaggtttatcctatttataaccctttattctattttatcttatttctctttctccccaaaactctttcaaatctcataacaacccttaaactcaatattattttattttcaaatcttattctattaaataatataataagctacctaataaatcatataatcatataatatattctaaacaattaaataaaacaaataattcaaagatgGCGTTACAGcgagcttaaaaaaaaaaatctctaaaataatgaataactttttattttgaaaatttgttaacttaatttggttaaaattgagtttgagGTGAAGCGATTTTTTCTCACAAATAAGGGCATTTTATCTGCTATCACAGTACAATTTAATAATTGTAACAAATGGACTCTAGTATGCGAATAATTGATTCTCAAAATTGCATTCAAATGAATATTCACATTACAGGACAAATAATTCCAGGAAGTATCTACACAAAATcgaattttgatgaaaaatatgaTCTGCAACATTAGAATATGTATAGAAAACTAAAATGTTACATACAAGAAAACGGTTGTGTGTTTGTACATGTATTAAATGTTTATGACGCCTTAGGCATTACTTGTTGCTGCACAACTAAAATTGAAGCTTTGGTATTAGTATCGGGTGAAGCAAGCAAATCTCCCAACACACCTAACTCTGGATACTCAGTCCACGATGCAAGTGCTTGTGTCTGAGGCGATTTGATGCCATTTCGCCTCCCAACTATAATGAAATCATGTTGAATCGCTATATCTGAGATGAATTCTGTGGTATCAGAAGTGTTTTCGACTTCTACTTTTTCATATGTCACGTTATCTACACTACCATAAACTCCCTTAACACCCTTTAGTAACTCATCATCAAGCATAACATCCCAACTAGTGAATTCATCATTCTTGATTGTTGAAACCAAGTGATACACAACCAAGTGATAAGTATCTTCTTTGATTGTCCTTTTAGCCAAACACAATGCTTCTCTATCATCTGAACCTCCTAAGAAAATCATGGCAATTTGCTTTGAATTCTCATTGTGGTTGAATGGAGAAGAGTGTCCTCTATTCACAAGGATCGCTACCGAACAAGGTGCTCTTTCAAGAACCTTGGTGTTCAAAGACCTTGTGGTCTCATCCGCTGATTCAACAGAACCATCCTCTGACCATCTCAGATGAAAAGGAAGAATGATGATGGATGCAAGTTTGTCCAATGCAAGATAACAAATATCATCGTGCATGAAACGCACTGGCGATATAGCTGTGTAGGTACTCAC containing:
- the LOC11442998 gene encoding cation/H(+) antiporter 4: MNQDKAEKFTNMILDRTIFPRSSINTTASDPEGKFLVLNVCIDMPPKVTSDGNWANHDQAAMPMQSTLPLLELQILTIFAITQCFHLILKRLGVPYFVSQIMAGLVLGPSLKFSKTWTGFKNILFPYGTEDVISVISLIGYAFFLFLTTVKMDFTMITRTVCYRFQEFWKLEMGNFEAKNLPVIVIGQSGCYFAVIASLLSDLEILNSELGRLALSTAMVMDSFNSIVTGIGTAFISSIKTDSHDNGDGKGTLKAFLNVFYYLCFMVVTPLVLRPILKWFVKKTPEGRPMKKVYMYIVFIIALAVGMLGLLTKQSVLGGICIVGLIVPEGPPLGTEMIKQLELFCSWFLFPIFVTSCAMKIDLSVYVKSDYIYVWLGIIVAVHLFKMLVTIGICWYCNMPMADGLCLALMLSCKGVVDFCNNVFLHDSMLLSSEALSVLSINVLVIGTLARIGVKYLYDPSRKYAGYQKRNILSLKPNSELKIVSCILKPSHIIPIKNVLDICSPTSSNPLVIHILHLLELVGRSSPVFISHRLQERVGSSSHTFSEAVIVTFDLFEHDNAGTASVSTYTAISPVRFMHDDICYLALDKLASIIILPFHLRWSEDGSVESADETTRSLNTKVLERAPCSVAILVNRGHSSPFNHNENSKQIAMIFLGGSDDREALCLAKRTIKEDTYHLVVYHLVSTIKNDEFTSWDVMLDDELLKGVKGVYGSVDNVTYEKVEVENTSDTTEFISDIAIQHDFIIVGRRNGIKSPQTQALASWTEYPELGVLGDLLASPDTNTKASILVVQQQVMPKAS